From Nicotiana tabacum cultivar K326 chromosome 15, ASM71507v2, whole genome shotgun sequence, the proteins below share one genomic window:
- the LOC142169553 gene encoding uncharacterized protein LOC142169553 encodes MAGDKDTQDTATILDSTNPLYMHQSESVGTVLVPVAFDGTGYRSWRRGVLRALYVKNKILNSLSKDLVDGLQYVSDAKELWQELEDRSKLYCDYCKKQGRAKEKCYRLHGFPQDFKFTKGRNTRSAVNVHGQYEEMQVCSNENADSRNHNQNLQNLIKEQYNQLLNLLENFKVNNAEKNSNMITSEAVNFADSGATNYMTYRKSFLTNIITLPYPFLATLPNGYKASLMKRPLKIGKARSGLYFLCSKCHNYSNLSPSTASISSLSHSCVSISDNNASKKKDQTHPSHLLPTVNDLSCPLNNFDTSVKTIRSDNGLEFVNNETMIYIQEKGIVHQKTCPYTPQQNGVVENKYKYLFKTARAPLYQSKLPIKYWGECILTATYIINRLPSTVLNNKSPFELLYNKKPKYSQLKSFGCLCYPCTQKTHRDKFELRATPHVFVGYPFGTKGYKVLDLATKKIHISRDVVFHENIFSFAVSPEHSNFPSVLHMMNSNPYCFHPNSGESNDCSMYDEDASISVTDKPVTDNVAPVLPPSSPFPPSSLTTPNQMSSSHMSPENNPGSQPSTQA; translated from the exons ATGGCTGGAGACAAAGATACCCAGGATACTGCTACAATTTTGGATTCGACCAATCCGCTATACATGCACCAATCGGAAAGTGTTGGGACTGTTTTGGTACCGGTGGCATTTGACGGCACCGGCTACAGATCCTGGAGGAGAGGTGTTCTTAGAGCCCTCTATGTGAAAAACAAA ATTCTAAACTCACTCTCGAAGGACTTGGTTGATGGTCTACAGTACGTGAGTGATGCAAAGGAGCTATGGCAAGAGCTTGAGGACAG ATCTAAGTTGTACTGTGACTACTGCAAAAAGCAGGGGCGTGCAAAGGAAAAATGTTATAGGTTACATGGGTTTCCACAGGACTTCAAGTTTACAAAGGGTAGGAACACAAGATCTGCTGTAAATGTCCATGGTCAGTATGAAGAGATGCAAGTCTGCAGCAATGAAAATGCTGATAGCAGGAACCATAATCAAAATCTTCAGAACCTGATAAAGGAACAATACAACCAGTTGCTGAACCTACTAGAGAACTTCAAAGTCAACAATGCAGAAAAAAATTCAAACATGATCACTAGTGAAGCTGTGAACTTTGCAG ACAGTGGAGCTACAAACTACATGACATATAGAAAATCCTTTCTCACCAATATTATAACCCTACCTTATCCTTTCCTTGCCACCTTGCCTAATGGATACAAG GCTTCTTTAATGAAGAGGCCTCTGAAAATTGGTAAGGCAAGAAGTGGATTGTACTTCCTTTGTTCAAAGTGTCACAACTATTCAAACTTGAGTCCATCTACTGCTTCAATTTCTAGTTTGTCTCATTCTTGTGTTTCCATTTCTGATAACAATGCTAGTAAGAAAAAGGATCAAACTCATCCATCTCATTTACTGCCAACTGTAAATGATCTATCTTGCCCATTGAACAAT TTTGACACCTCAGTTAAGACCATTAGATCTGACAATGGTCTAGAATTTGTTAACAATGAAACCATGATATATATCCAAGAAAAAGGCATAGTACATCAGAAAACTTGTCCAtacacaccacaacaaaatggtgtggtGGAAAATAAATACAAATACCTATTTAAAACAGCAAGAGCCCCTCTTTACCAGTCCAAACTACCCATAAAGTACTGGGGCGAGTGCATTCTGACAGCTACCTACATAATAAATAGGCTCCCATCCACTGTTCTTAATAACAAAAGTCCTTTTGAACTTCTGTACAACAAAAAGCCCAAATATTCACAACTCAAGAGTTTTGGCTGCCTGTGCTACCCTTGTACACAGAAGACTCACAGAGACAAGTTTGAACTAAGAGCCACACCTCATGTGTTTGTAGGTTATCCCTTTGGTACAAAAGGTTACAAGGTCCTAGATTTAGCTACAAAGAAAATACATATATCTAGAGATGTAGTGttccatgaaaatattttttcctttgcAGTTTCACCTGAACATTCCAATTTCCCTTCTGTATTGCATATGATGAATTCCAATCCATATTGCTTCCATCCTAATTCAGGGGAGTCAAATGATTGTAGTATGTATGATGAAGATGCATCAATTTCTGTCACTGATAAACCTGTAACTGATAATGTTGCACCTGTTCTTCCACCTAGTTCACCTTTTCCTCCATCTAGTTTAACAACACCTAATCAGATGTCAAGCTCACACATGTCTCCAGAAAATAATCCTGGTTCTCAGCCATCCACACAAGCATAG